The genomic window CGGTCACGCCGCAGATCGCCTTGAAGGCCAGGGCCTGGAACTCGGCCTGGGCGCCATTGCCGATCATGGCCATGGTCGTCGCCCCCGCGGGCGCCAGCCATTTCGCGGCCATGGCGCTGGTCGCGGCGGTGCGCAGCGCGGTCAGGATGGTCATTTCCGACAGCATCAGCGGATAGCCGGTCGACACATTCGCCAACAGGCCAAAGGCTGTCACGGTCTGCAGACCCTGCCGGGTGTTCGACGGATGCCCGTTTACATACTTGAAACCATAGGTTTCCCCGTCCGAGGTCGGCATCAGTTCGATCACCCCGATGTCGGAATGGCTGGCGACGCGCGGCGTCTTGTCGAACAGCGGCCAGCGGATGAAGTCAGCCTCGATCTGGGCGGCCAGTTCGGTCAGCATGGTCTCGACGCCGATGTGCAGCACCAGCCGCATCATGTTCTCGACGCTGACAAAGGGGACATAGGCGGTTTGCGAAGGTTTCAGCATCGGGCTTACCTAGTGAAAGCTGCGGGTGGGGCGGTCAAAGACCTTCTTGCCAAAGAGCGACCCGGTCAGATCGACCATCAGCCGGGCGGTGCGGCCGCGATCGTCGAGGAACGGGTTGAGCTCGACCAGGTCCAGCGAGGTCATCAGGCCGCTTTCGTGCAGCAGTTCGCAGACCAGATGCGCCTCGCGGAAGGTGGCGCCGCCGGGCACGGTCGTGCCGACGGCCGGGGCGATGGCGGGGTCGAGGAAGTCGACGTCCAGCGACACATGCAGCAGGCCGTTTTCGGCCCGCACGCGGTCCAGGAATTCGCGCAGCGGCGCGACGATGCCACGTTCGTCCAGCACCCGCATGTCATTGACGGCGATATCGGTGTCGCGCAGCGCCGCCAGTTCCGCCGCATCGACCGACCGGATGCCGAACATGCAGATGTTGCGTTCGGGCACCGGCGCCGGAAAGGCCGGAAAGGCGTCAAAGCCGGGGCGTCCTGCCGCATAGGCCATAGGCGTGCCATGCAGGTTGCCCGAAACCGTGGTCAGCGGCGTGTGAAAATCGCTGTGCGCATCCAGCCACAGCACGAACAGCGACCGCCCCGCGGCGCGGGCATGTTCGGCCGCGCCCGCCAGAGTGCCAAGGGCCAGCGAATGATCGCCGCCCAGCACCACGGGCATCGTGCCTTCGGCCAGCACCGCGGCGACCTTGGCGCGCAAGGCCGCGGTCCAGGCCAGCGTCTCGGGCAGTTGATCGACTGCGGGGTTGGCGCAATCGGCCGGGGTCTGCGCCGCGGGCGCCAGATCGCCAAGATCCTCGACCTGATGCCCCAGATCGCGCAGCAGGGGCAGGATACCCGCAACCCGATAGGCGGCTGGCCCCATCAGGCAGCCAAGGCGGCGTTGGCCGGTATCGACCGGTGCACCGATCAGCGAAATCTTGTTCATGCCATGCTCCTTTTGACGCAGGTTCGTGCCGGATTGTGGTGACTGCAAGCGCAAGTTTGGCTAATTTGCGCAGCATATAATCCATTATGGCAATACCGCGTGACAAAATGGACGAACTGGACCATGACCTGATTGCGGAGCTGCGCCGCGATGGCCGCGCCGCGATTTCCGACCTGGCCGCGCGGCTGCGCGTCAGCCGCGCCACGGTGCGCAACCGGATGGAGCGGCTGATCGCGGCGGGCGACATTGCCGGCTTCATCGTGCTGACCCGCGCCGATCTTTCCGAGGCTCCGGTGCGTGCATTGATGATGATCGGGATCGAGGGTCGGGGCGGTGACCGCATCATGGCGCGGCTGACGGGGATGCCGGCGGTGATGGCGGTGCATTCGACGAATGGCAAATGGGATCTGATCGTCGAACTGTCCACCGAATCCCTGATCGAACTGGACGAAATCATCCGGCGCATCCGCAACATGGAGGGCGTGATGACCTCGGAAACCAACCTTCTGCTGTCCACAAGGCGCGCGGCCGCGCGGCGTGCCTGGTCCTGAGGCAATGGGCTTGCGCGCGGCTGCCGATCATTGACGCCCGGCCGTGCTTCGGTCCAGCCTGCAGACACAGACCTGCAAGCAGGATGACAGGCCGATGACAAACGCAGATGACGACTATCCACAAGAAGAGCCGGCGATTCGCACCATTGCCATGCCGGCCGATACCAATTCGGCCGGCGACATCTTTGGCGGCTGGCTGATGGCGCAGATGGATCTGGCGGCGGGCAATGTCGCCGCGCGCCGCGCCCGCGGGCGCTGCGCCACCGTTGCCGTCGATTCCTTTACCTTTCATCACCCGGTCAAGATCGGCGACGAGGTTTCCGCCTATGCGCGCATCATCCGCGAGGGACGCAGTTCGATGCACGTGGCCGTCGAGGCCTGGCGCCGATCCCGCGGTGGCGAAGAGCGCCAGAAGGTGACCATGGCCACATTTGTCTTTGTCGCGCTGGACGATGATGGCCGGCCGCGGCCGCTGCCGGCGCATTCCCAATGCAGCTGAAAAAGGAAAGTTCCGTGACGTCTTGCCACAGCCCATCTGTCGCCCCGATCCCGCAACCCGCACGACAAGCAGGTTGCAAAGCGTGACACCCGCCGATTAGTCTGACCTTGCGGAACTAAGAACCATGACAAACAGGGAGC from Paracoccus sp. SMMA_5_TC includes these protein-coding regions:
- a CDS encoding Lrp/AsnC family transcriptional regulator: MDELDHDLIAELRRDGRAAISDLAARLRVSRATVRNRMERLIAAGDIAGFIVLTRADLSEAPVRALMMIGIEGRGGDRIMARLTGMPAVMAVHSTNGKWDLIVELSTESLIELDEIIRRIRNMEGVMTSETNLLLSTRRAAARRAWS
- a CDS encoding acyl-CoA thioesterase; this translates as MTNADDDYPQEEPAIRTIAMPADTNSAGDIFGGWLMAQMDLAAGNVAARRARGRCATVAVDSFTFHHPVKIGDEVSAYARIIREGRSSMHVAVEAWRRSRGGEERQKVTMATFVFVALDDDGRPRPLPAHSQCS
- the rocF gene encoding arginase is translated as MNKISLIGAPVDTGQRRLGCLMGPAAYRVAGILPLLRDLGHQVEDLGDLAPAAQTPADCANPAVDQLPETLAWTAALRAKVAAVLAEGTMPVVLGGDHSLALGTLAGAAEHARAAGRSLFVLWLDAHSDFHTPLTTVSGNLHGTPMAYAAGRPGFDAFPAFPAPVPERNICMFGIRSVDAAELAALRDTDIAVNDMRVLDERGIVAPLREFLDRVRAENGLLHVSLDVDFLDPAIAPAVGTTVPGGATFREAHLVCELLHESGLMTSLDLVELNPFLDDRGRTARLMVDLTGSLFGKKVFDRPTRSFH